From Streptomyces griseorubiginosus, one genomic window encodes:
- a CDS encoding YciI family protein, whose translation MKYMLLVCGDDTNDASDMAPVEPWVDELGDRGVRLHGHRLALPADAVTVRVRGGEVLRTDGPFAETKEYVAGFDILECDSLEQAVEAAAEHPVATVGAMEVRPFWEDEDAEGQIRRLDAELTDAARAGDVERTLACYARDAQVVADGRADRGIEALRKIRSEKGPVTREVLEFRIHVDESIAFGHALVRTDGTLQRVTTGYRNVGPRWLIVHEHVTEATS comes from the coding sequence ATGAAGTACATGCTGCTCGTCTGCGGCGACGACACCAACGACGCCTCGGACATGGCCCCCGTCGAACCCTGGGTCGACGAGCTCGGAGACCGTGGCGTACGGCTGCACGGGCACCGCTTGGCCCTGCCCGCCGACGCGGTCACCGTGCGGGTGCGCGGCGGTGAGGTGCTGCGCACCGACGGGCCGTTCGCGGAGACCAAGGAGTACGTCGCGGGCTTCGACATCCTGGAGTGCGACAGCCTGGAGCAGGCGGTCGAGGCCGCCGCCGAGCACCCCGTCGCCACCGTCGGGGCCATGGAGGTGCGCCCGTTCTGGGAGGACGAGGACGCCGAGGGGCAGATCCGGCGCCTGGACGCCGAACTGACGGACGCGGCACGCGCCGGGGACGTCGAGCGGACCCTCGCCTGCTACGCGCGGGACGCGCAGGTCGTCGCGGACGGCCGGGCGGACCGGGGCATCGAGGCCCTGCGCAAGATCCGGTCGGAGAAGGGTCCGGTGACCCGCGAGGTCCTGGAGTTCCGGATCCACGTCGACGAGAGCATCGCCTTCGGCCACGCCCTCGTCCGCACCGACGGCACGCTCCAGCGCGTCACCACCGGCTACCGCAACGTGGGCCCGCGCTGGCTGATCGTCCACGAGCACGTCACGGAGGCCACGTCATGA
- a CDS encoding transporter substrate-binding domain-containing protein — protein MTGAALLSACTSAAGSTGSSSAAQSSTLQEVVKRGTLNVASCLTFPPFGSTSKANKPQGFDVDVATAMATALGVKVKIVDTTSANRIPNLQTKKVDAVVCNFTTTAERAKQVSFSDPYIVAGEVMLVKKSSGISTLKDLTGKTVAVTKGSTNGDAVKAGNPQAKIQEYDTSSAAVLAVRQGQADAMVEDSNFLNYQAKLDPSLKVTKDSVVPLEYNGIGLPLGDATWIQWVDTWLREFNTSGQADALYKKWFGVSRSFPLNPSY, from the coding sequence GTGACCGGTGCCGCACTTCTGTCCGCGTGCACCTCCGCCGCCGGCTCGACCGGCTCGTCCTCCGCCGCGCAGTCCTCCACCCTCCAGGAGGTCGTCAAGCGCGGCACGCTCAACGTGGCCAGCTGTCTGACGTTCCCGCCGTTCGGCTCGACCAGCAAGGCCAACAAGCCGCAGGGCTTCGACGTCGACGTGGCCACCGCCATGGCCACCGCCCTCGGCGTCAAGGTGAAGATCGTCGACACGACCTCCGCCAACCGCATCCCCAACCTCCAGACCAAGAAGGTCGACGCGGTCGTCTGCAACTTCACCACCACCGCCGAGCGGGCCAAGCAGGTCTCCTTCAGCGACCCGTACATCGTCGCGGGCGAGGTCATGCTGGTGAAGAAGTCCAGCGGCATCTCGACCCTCAAGGACCTCACCGGCAAGACCGTCGCCGTCACCAAGGGCTCCACCAACGGCGACGCCGTCAAGGCCGGCAACCCCCAGGCGAAGATCCAGGAGTACGACACCTCCTCCGCTGCCGTCCTCGCGGTCAGGCAGGGCCAGGCCGACGCCATGGTCGAGGACTCCAACTTCCTCAACTACCAGGCCAAGCTGGACCCCTCGCTCAAGGTCACCAAGGACTCCGTCGTCCCGCTGGAGTACAACGGCATCGGCCTCCCGCTCGGCGACGCCACCTGGATCCAGTGGGTCGACACCTGGCTGCGCGAGTTCAACACCTCCGGCCAGGCCGACGCGCTCTACAAGAAGTGGTTCGGCGTCAGCCGCAGCTTCCCGCTCAACCCCTCGTACTGA
- a CDS encoding IclR family transcriptional regulator: MVTADDSAPRRNASSSLRRALGILMYLAEDRSHPHGATLSDLATGLELSKSTVLRLVAPLKDVRLVDQDPESGRYRLGPHNALLGQAYLERRDTRRITSPALHRLAEESGETVHLVSFDPPEIVYIDKVESPRAVRMHSRIGGRLPAYCTATGKVFLAHAKADVVDAVMAAGMPARTPTTITTPDQLLAELDRIRERGYAVDDVENEQDIRCVAAPVHDHTGAVTTAVSISGPATRVTRERLPELGTLLMSATRTITADLGGTAPEPAQG, from the coding sequence ATGGTCACCGCCGACGACTCCGCACCCCGCCGCAACGCCTCGTCCTCCCTGCGCCGCGCCCTCGGCATCCTGATGTACCTGGCCGAGGACCGCAGCCATCCGCACGGCGCCACCCTCAGCGACCTCGCCACCGGACTGGAGCTGAGCAAGAGCACCGTCCTCAGGCTCGTCGCCCCGCTCAAGGACGTGCGGCTGGTCGACCAGGACCCGGAGTCCGGCCGCTACCGCCTCGGCCCGCACAACGCGCTGCTCGGCCAGGCCTACCTGGAGCGACGCGACACCCGCCGGATCACCTCCCCCGCCCTGCACCGGCTGGCCGAGGAGAGCGGAGAGACCGTCCATCTGGTGAGCTTCGACCCGCCGGAGATCGTCTACATCGACAAGGTGGAGAGCCCGCGGGCGGTCCGCATGCACTCCCGGATCGGCGGCCGGCTGCCCGCCTACTGCACGGCGACCGGCAAGGTGTTCCTCGCCCACGCCAAGGCGGACGTGGTCGACGCGGTGATGGCGGCGGGCATGCCGGCCCGCACGCCGACCACCATCACCACCCCCGACCAACTGCTCGCCGAACTCGACCGCATCCGGGAGCGCGGATACGCCGTCGACGACGTCGAGAACGAGCAGGACATCCGGTGCGTCGCCGCGCCGGTCCACGACCACACCGGCGCGGTCACCACGGCGGTCAGCATCTCGGGCCCCGCGACCCGGGTCACCCGCGAACGGCTCCCCGAACTGGGCACGCTGCTCATGTCCGCCACCCGCACCATCACCGCGGACCTGGGCGGCACGGCACCGGAGCCCGCACAGGGCTGA
- a CDS encoding amino acid ABC transporter permease — protein MLTDWTYALRDWTTYVDAAWLTLRLSLAAFALACALGLLGAAARRSRHRVLRAVAAVYVEVIRNTPVLLQMFVAYFALPSAGLRLTPVQAGVFALGVNVGAYLTEIFRAGIQAVPRGQREAARVLALSPSRAFAHVVLPQALRNVYPAVVNQLVQIILGSSLLSAISVPELTGTSMVINSRTLLTVQVFGIAAILYLILTNLVVFAAGLVGRVAFKPPLRPAAVRPRPLDHVRRLLPALPRRKEA, from the coding sequence ATGCTCACCGACTGGACGTACGCCCTGAGGGACTGGACCACCTACGTCGACGCGGCCTGGCTCACGCTGCGCCTGTCGCTGGCCGCCTTCGCCCTGGCGTGCGCCCTCGGCCTGCTCGGCGCCGCCGCCCGCAGATCCCGTCACCGGGTGCTGCGGGCGGTCGCGGCCGTCTACGTCGAGGTCATCCGCAACACCCCTGTCCTGCTCCAGATGTTCGTCGCCTACTTCGCGCTCCCGTCCGCAGGGCTCCGGCTCACCCCGGTCCAGGCGGGCGTGTTCGCCCTCGGCGTCAACGTCGGCGCCTACCTCACCGAGATCTTCCGTGCCGGCATCCAGGCCGTGCCGCGCGGCCAGCGCGAGGCGGCCCGTGTCCTGGCGTTGAGCCCGTCCCGTGCCTTCGCCCACGTGGTGCTTCCGCAGGCGCTGCGCAACGTCTACCCGGCCGTGGTCAACCAGCTCGTCCAGATCATCCTGGGCTCCTCGCTGCTGTCGGCGATCTCGGTGCCCGAGCTCACCGGCACCTCGATGGTCATCAACTCCCGCACCCTGCTGACCGTCCAGGTCTTCGGCATCGCGGCCATCCTCTACCTGATCCTGACCAACCTGGTCGTGTTCGCCGCCGGGTTGGTGGGCCGGGTGGCCTTCAAGCCGCCGCTGCGCCCCGCCGCCGTACGCCCACGGCCGCTGGACCACGTACGACGGCTGCTGCCGGCCCTTCCGCGCCGTAAGGAGGCCTGA
- a CDS encoding amino acid ABC transporter permease: protein MDWSIVSDNRDLYLSGLWATVQLSLAAIVTATVTGLLVAAVRTSRIPVLAQLARGYLEVFRGTPLLIQMLFIYFGAAYLSGFGITVFGAALLALTLYQGAYIAEIFRAGIEAVPRGQWEASRVLGLGRVRTFLSVILPQTRAIVLPPLVGQYLSLIKDTSIAVVIGYVELVRQGQAVIDRVGDPGTSYLAVAVLYFVICYPLSVLVRRMERKAVLA, encoded by the coding sequence ATGGACTGGTCGATCGTCTCCGACAACCGCGACCTCTACCTCTCCGGACTGTGGGCCACGGTCCAGCTGTCCCTCGCGGCCATCGTCACCGCCACGGTCACCGGACTGCTCGTCGCCGCCGTGCGCACCAGCCGGATCCCGGTCCTGGCCCAACTCGCCCGCGGCTACCTCGAGGTGTTCCGGGGCACCCCGCTGCTGATCCAGATGCTGTTCATCTACTTCGGCGCGGCCTACCTGAGCGGCTTCGGCATCACCGTCTTCGGTGCCGCGCTGCTCGCCCTCACCCTCTACCAGGGCGCCTACATCGCCGAGATCTTCCGCGCCGGCATCGAGGCCGTCCCGCGCGGTCAGTGGGAGGCCTCGCGCGTCCTCGGGCTCGGGCGGGTGCGGACCTTCCTGAGCGTGATCCTGCCGCAGACCCGTGCGATCGTGCTGCCGCCCCTGGTCGGCCAGTACCTCTCCCTGATCAAGGACACCTCGATCGCCGTCGTGATCGGCTACGTCGAGCTGGTGCGCCAGGGGCAGGCCGTCATCGACCGCGTCGGTGACCCCGGCACCTCCTATCTCGCCGTCGCCGTCCTGTACTTCGTCATCTGCTATCCGCTGTCGGTCCTGGTACGGCGGATGGAGAGAAAGGCCGTCCTCGCATGA
- a CDS encoding sugar kinase gives MAVLVPPDEEPLERQRVLRLDVGGAESNVACGLAALGHRVAWVSRVGDDPLGRRVLAELRGRGVDVGGVATDPDRPTGVYFKDTGPAGTGTYYYRRGSAATRMGPDLAAACRARLLHLSGITAALSDSCAELVTEIVVRRAVPGATVSFDVNHRPALWRHRDPATALLEPARHADIVFVGRDEAEALWGTARPKEIRDLLAPAPVVVVKDAEHGATAYTAAGEEVFVPTPDSRIVERVGAGDAFAAGYLAAHLEGRRTETALRLGHVMAAAALATGGDVPTAPDRARADRLLDLDEQEWAALRLG, from the coding sequence ATGGCCGTCCTCGTCCCGCCCGACGAGGAGCCCCTGGAACGCCAGCGCGTCCTGCGCCTGGACGTGGGCGGCGCCGAGTCCAACGTGGCCTGCGGGCTGGCCGCGCTGGGGCACCGCGTGGCCTGGGTCAGCCGCGTCGGCGACGATCCGCTCGGCCGCCGCGTCCTGGCCGAACTCAGGGGCCGGGGTGTCGACGTCGGCGGGGTCGCGACCGACCCGGACCGGCCGACCGGCGTGTACTTCAAGGACACCGGCCCGGCGGGCACCGGCACCTACTACTACCGCAGGGGTTCCGCGGCCACCCGCATGGGACCGGACCTCGCGGCGGCGTGCCGGGCCCGGCTGCTGCACCTCAGCGGTATCACGGCGGCCCTGTCGGACAGTTGCGCGGAACTGGTCACGGAGATCGTCGTACGCCGGGCCGTTCCCGGCGCGACCGTCTCCTTCGACGTGAACCACCGCCCCGCCCTGTGGCGTCACCGGGACCCGGCGACGGCCCTGCTGGAACCCGCCCGCCACGCCGACATCGTCTTCGTCGGCCGGGACGAGGCGGAGGCCCTGTGGGGCACCGCCCGGCCGAAGGAGATCCGCGACCTGCTGGCCCCCGCCCCGGTCGTCGTCGTGAAGGACGCGGAACACGGGGCCACGGCGTACACCGCCGCCGGTGAGGAGGTGTTCGTCCCCACGCCCGACTCACGGATCGTCGAACGCGTCGGTGCCGGCGACGCCTTCGCGGCCGGGTATCTCGCGGCCCACCTCGAAGGCCGCCGCACGGAGACCGCGCTGCGCCTGGGCCATGTGATGGCCGCCGCGGCCCTCGCGACCGGCGGCGACGTGCCCACGGCCCCCGACCGGGCCCGAGCCGACCGTCTGCTCGATCTCGACGAGCAGGAGTGGGCGGCTCTGCGCCTGGGTTAG
- a CDS encoding RNA polymerase sigma factor codes for MTPEEAVAAAFRGEWGQVVATLIRVTGDWDLAEECAQDAFAQALDRWRRDGVPRRPGAWLTTTARHRAMDVLRREAVGARKLQEAAMLTAPGEPDDDSGVEDDRLRLIFTCCHPALHIESRVALTLRTLAGLTTPEIARAFLVPEATMAQRLVRAKKKIRNAGIPYRVPPAHLLPERTTGVLGVLYLLFNEGYTATSGADLVRRNLCAEAIRLARVLARLMPDEPEALGLLALLLLHDARRDTRVDATGELVTLEDQDRTAWDRAEIDEGAGLLETALRRGRPGPYQIQAAIAACHTTAPTAADTDWADIAALYGELLRFVPSPVVRLNRAVAVGMAQGADAGLELVAELEREGELSGYHLLPATRADLLRRSGRTTEAAQAYERALELVENDAERSFLERRLTECRPAPPPPSRSPRTAPPSPPPEPAHPTADGPSPSAGRSARPRRDG; via the coding sequence GTGACCCCGGAGGAAGCCGTCGCCGCCGCGTTCCGGGGGGAGTGGGGCCAGGTCGTCGCCACCCTGATCCGGGTGACCGGCGACTGGGACCTCGCCGAGGAGTGCGCGCAGGACGCCTTCGCCCAGGCCCTCGACCGGTGGCGGCGCGACGGCGTCCCGCGCCGCCCGGGCGCCTGGCTCACCACGACCGCCCGTCACCGCGCCATGGACGTGCTGCGCCGGGAGGCCGTCGGAGCCCGGAAACTGCAGGAGGCGGCGATGCTGACGGCGCCCGGGGAGCCGGACGACGACAGCGGCGTCGAGGACGACCGGCTGCGGCTGATCTTCACCTGCTGCCACCCCGCGCTGCACATCGAGTCCCGGGTCGCCCTGACCCTGCGCACCCTCGCGGGGCTGACCACCCCGGAGATCGCCCGCGCCTTCCTCGTCCCCGAGGCGACCATGGCGCAGCGCCTGGTGCGCGCCAAGAAGAAGATCCGCAACGCCGGCATCCCCTACCGCGTCCCGCCCGCCCACCTGCTGCCCGAGCGCACCACGGGCGTGCTGGGCGTGCTGTACCTCCTCTTCAACGAGGGGTACACGGCCACCTCGGGCGCCGATCTCGTACGACGGAACCTGTGCGCGGAGGCGATCCGGCTGGCCCGGGTGCTGGCCCGGCTGATGCCCGACGAGCCCGAGGCCCTCGGCCTGCTCGCGCTCCTGCTGCTGCACGACGCCCGCCGCGACACCCGGGTGGACGCGACCGGTGAACTGGTGACCCTGGAGGACCAGGACCGTACGGCATGGGACCGGGCCGAGATCGACGAGGGCGCCGGCCTGCTGGAGACCGCGCTGCGCCGGGGCCGTCCGGGCCCTTACCAGATCCAGGCGGCGATCGCCGCCTGCCACACCACCGCCCCCACCGCCGCGGACACCGACTGGGCCGACATCGCCGCCCTGTACGGCGAACTGCTCCGCTTCGTGCCCTCGCCGGTGGTGCGCCTCAACCGCGCGGTCGCCGTCGGTATGGCTCAAGGCGCGGACGCGGGGCTCGAGTTGGTCGCCGAGCTGGAGCGGGAGGGCGAGCTCTCCGGCTACCACCTGCTCCCGGCCACCCGCGCCGACCTGCTGCGCCGCAGCGGCCGTACGACCGAGGCGGCCCAGGCGTACGAGCGGGCACTGGAGCTGGTGGAGAACGACGCCGAACGGAGCTTCCTCGAAAGGCGGCTCACGGAGTGCCGACCCGCGCCTCCGCCTCCGTCGCGATCTCCTCGAACCGCGCCCCCATCTCCGCCGCCAGAGCCTGCGCACCCGACAGCGGACGGACCATCACCATCAGCCGGTCGATCAGCCCGTCCTCGTCGAGATGGATGA
- the rho gene encoding transcription termination factor Rho, with translation MTTTLQNPPTQQQTPVRAVTGVLDIDANGKGHLRAADLLPTPSDPQVSPALVRRHGLRKGDLIDGVYGDRRALTEVARVGGRVPDRNRRHFRDLTPLHPRERIRLEHPASGLTGRVADLIAPVGKGQRGLIVAPPKTGKTVLLQQIAAAVAGNHPECRLMVLLLDERPEEVTDMRRSVRGEVYASTFDRAPRQHIALAELVIERAKRLVEAGEDVVILLDSLTRLCRAHNNAAPGNGRTLSGGVDATALIGPKKFFGAARLAEEGGSLTILATALVETGSRADDFYFEELKSTGNMELRLDRELASRRVFPAVAVNPSGTRREELLLPPTELATVHGLRRALQTRDGQANLETLLERMRETPDNATFLRRIQPTLPAC, from the coding sequence ATGACCACCACACTCCAGAACCCCCCGACCCAGCAGCAGACCCCGGTCCGGGCCGTCACCGGCGTGCTCGACATCGACGCGAACGGCAAGGGCCATCTCCGCGCCGCCGACCTGCTGCCGACGCCCTCCGACCCCCAGGTCTCCCCCGCGCTCGTCCGTCGACACGGCCTGCGCAAGGGCGACCTCATCGACGGGGTGTACGGCGACCGGCGCGCCCTCACCGAGGTCGCCCGGGTGGGCGGCCGCGTCCCCGACCGGAACCGCCGCCACTTCCGCGACCTGACCCCGCTGCACCCGCGTGAGCGGATCCGCCTCGAACACCCGGCCTCCGGGCTCACCGGGCGGGTCGCCGATCTGATCGCGCCCGTCGGCAAGGGGCAGCGCGGGCTGATCGTGGCGCCGCCCAAGACCGGCAAGACCGTGCTGCTCCAGCAGATCGCGGCGGCCGTCGCCGGCAACCACCCCGAGTGCCGCCTGATGGTGCTTCTCCTCGACGAACGCCCCGAGGAGGTCACCGACATGCGGCGCTCCGTGCGCGGCGAGGTGTACGCCTCGACGTTCGACCGCGCGCCCAGGCAGCACATCGCGCTCGCCGAGCTGGTGATCGAGCGGGCCAAGCGGCTCGTCGAGGCCGGCGAGGACGTCGTGATCCTGCTCGACTCGCTGACCCGGCTGTGCCGGGCCCACAACAACGCCGCTCCCGGCAACGGCCGCACCCTCAGCGGCGGTGTCGACGCGACCGCGCTGATCGGGCCGAAGAAGTTCTTCGGTGCCGCCCGGCTCGCCGAGGAGGGCGGCTCGCTCACCATCCTCGCCACCGCCCTGGTGGAGACCGGTTCGCGTGCCGACGACTTCTACTTCGAGGAGCTCAAGAGCACCGGCAACATGGAGCTGCGCCTGGACCGCGAACTCGCCTCCCGCCGGGTCTTCCCGGCCGTCGCCGTCAACCCCTCCGGCACCCGCCGCGAGGAACTCCTGCTGCCGCCCACCGAGTTGGCGACCGTCCACGGTCTGCGCCGGGCGCTCCAGACCCGGGACGGCCAGGCCAACCTGGAGACCCTCCTGGAGCGGATGCGCGAGACCCCGGACAACGCCACGTTCCTGCGCCGCATCCAGCCGACGCTGCCGGCCTGCTAA
- a CDS encoding amino acid ABC transporter ATP-binding protein: MTSTLTDRQTASVALTGVHKSFGNLEVLKGVDIDVAPGEVVVLIGASGSGKSTLLRIMCDLERADSGEVWVNGVPLHDRKRAPEIFGHVGMVFQQFNLFPHKTALGNVTLALLKVRGLGKAEAEKRGREVLARVGLADKADSYPAQLSGGQQQRVAIARALAMDPAIMFFDEPTSALDPELVGEVTGVMRSLAEEGMTMVVVTHEMRFARDTADRVVFMDGGVVLEQGPPEQVFGSPAEARTQQFLHRVLDT, translated from the coding sequence ATGACCAGTACCCTCACCGACCGGCAGACCGCGAGCGTGGCCCTGACCGGCGTGCACAAGAGCTTCGGGAACCTGGAGGTCCTCAAGGGCGTCGACATCGACGTCGCACCCGGAGAGGTCGTCGTCCTCATCGGCGCCAGCGGCTCCGGCAAGTCCACCCTGCTGCGCATCATGTGCGACCTGGAACGCGCCGACAGCGGCGAGGTCTGGGTCAACGGCGTGCCGTTGCACGACCGCAAGCGCGCGCCCGAGATCTTCGGCCATGTCGGCATGGTCTTCCAGCAGTTCAACCTCTTCCCGCACAAGACAGCCCTCGGCAATGTGACGCTGGCGCTGCTCAAGGTGCGGGGGCTCGGCAAGGCGGAGGCGGAGAAGCGCGGACGCGAGGTGCTCGCCCGGGTCGGGCTCGCCGACAAGGCGGACTCCTACCCGGCGCAGCTCTCCGGCGGCCAGCAGCAGCGCGTCGCCATCGCCCGAGCCCTCGCCATGGACCCGGCGATCATGTTCTTCGACGAGCCGACGTCCGCGCTCGACCCGGAGCTGGTCGGCGAGGTCACCGGCGTCATGCGCTCGCTCGCCGAGGAGGGCATGACGATGGTCGTGGTCACCCATGAGATGCGGTTCGCGCGGGACACCGCCGACCGGGTCGTCTTCATGGACGGCGGGGTCGTCCTCGAACAGGGCCCGCCGGAGCAGGTGTTCGGCAGCCCCGCCGAGGCACGCACCCAGCAGTTCCTGCACCGGGTGCTCGACACGTGA
- a CDS encoding YciI family protein has translation MKYVLLICTPVDGEELSPAEIAEDPRFLSYIDEVRSRDIVKGGARLRPASDATTVRVQGDEVLLTDGPFIESKEYIAGIDIIEVADLDEAISLASRHPAALGGGSVEVRPVWE, from the coding sequence ATGAAGTACGTCCTGCTGATCTGCACCCCCGTCGACGGCGAGGAGCTCAGCCCCGCCGAGATCGCCGAGGACCCGCGCTTCCTCTCCTACATCGACGAGGTCCGCAGCCGCGACATCGTCAAGGGCGGGGCCCGGCTGCGCCCGGCCTCCGACGCCACCACGGTGCGCGTCCAGGGCGACGAGGTCCTGCTCACCGACGGGCCGTTCATCGAGTCCAAGGAGTACATCGCCGGCATCGACATCATCGAGGTCGCCGACCTCGACGAGGCGATCTCCCTCGCATCCCGGCATCCGGCGGCCCTCGGGGGCGGCTCGGTGGAGGTGCGGCCCGTGTGGGAGTGA
- a CDS encoding PadR family transcriptional regulator, producing MSLKYAVLAALLEGEASGYELSKVFDVSLANFWPATPQQLYRELERLAQDGLIEARVVQQERRPNKRLFTLTETGRRELGAFAAEPPRRPAALRDEFLIKIQAMDGTDPEATRELFEERLSWARGKLARYERVRERLLDGRTEDEYLRDAERIGPYLTLLGGIALESENVRWCERALVILKRRAPHV from the coding sequence ATGTCGCTCAAGTACGCCGTCCTGGCGGCCCTGCTGGAGGGCGAGGCCTCGGGCTACGAACTGTCGAAGGTCTTCGACGTCTCCCTGGCGAACTTCTGGCCCGCGACCCCGCAGCAGCTGTACCGGGAGCTGGAGCGCCTGGCGCAGGACGGGCTGATCGAGGCGCGGGTGGTGCAGCAGGAACGCCGGCCCAACAAGCGGCTGTTCACGCTCACCGAGACCGGCCGCCGGGAGCTCGGCGCCTTCGCCGCCGAACCGCCCCGCAGGCCGGCCGCCCTCCGCGACGAGTTCCTGATCAAGATCCAGGCCATGGACGGCACCGACCCCGAGGCCACCAGGGAACTGTTCGAGGAGCGCCTGTCCTGGGCCCGCGGAAAGCTTGCCCGCTACGAGCGGGTACGCGAACGGCTCCTGGACGGCCGCACCGAGGACGAGTACCTGCGGGACGCCGAGCGCATCGGCCCCTATCTCACCCTGCTGGGCGGTATCGCCCTGGAGAGCGAGAACGTCCGCTGGTGTGAACGTGCCCTCGTGATCCTCAAGCGCCGCGCCCCGCACGTCTGA
- a CDS encoding class I SAM-dependent methyltransferase gives MFSPEGPSLRELAVQALSSVERGYDLLAPKFDHTPFRTPDSVLDAVASALRRLGPFDAGLDLCCGTGAGVGALTGVCAKSVTGVDFSAGMLDVARRRTVSRGPRVSWVRGDARALPFAPGSFDLVVSFGAFGHFLPRELPGLFAQAREVLRPGGCFAFPIVAPPRPSSPAYWMLLGFDAVMRVRNALWRPPFVMYYRDFRLGDVRRELAGAGLQVELHALPEFGERPDGSPRVRMVVARRPA, from the coding sequence ATGTTCAGCCCAGAAGGCCCCAGCCTCCGTGAACTCGCCGTCCAGGCGCTGTCGTCCGTCGAGCGCGGCTACGACCTGCTCGCCCCCAAGTTCGACCACACCCCCTTCCGTACGCCGGACTCGGTCCTGGACGCCGTCGCGTCCGCGCTCCGCCGCCTGGGGCCCTTCGACGCCGGACTCGACCTGTGCTGCGGCACCGGTGCCGGGGTCGGTGCGCTGACCGGGGTCTGCGCCAAGAGCGTCACCGGCGTCGACTTCAGCGCCGGGATGCTCGACGTGGCCCGGCGGCGGACCGTGTCGCGGGGGCCGCGCGTGTCCTGGGTGCGGGGCGACGCGCGCGCCCTGCCGTTCGCCCCCGGCTCCTTCGACCTGGTCGTGAGCTTCGGGGCCTTCGGGCACTTCCTGCCGCGCGAGCTGCCCGGCCTGTTCGCCCAGGCCCGCGAGGTGCTGCGGCCGGGCGGCTGCTTCGCCTTCCCGATCGTCGCCCCGCCCCGCCCCTCGTCCCCGGCGTACTGGATGCTGCTCGGCTTCGACGCCGTGATGCGGGTGCGCAACGCCCTGTGGCGGCCGCCGTTCGTCATGTACTACCGCGACTTCCGGCTCGGGGACGTGCGGCGGGAGCTGGCAGGGGCCGGGCTCCAGGTGGAACTGCACGCCCTGCCCGAGTTCGGCGAGCGGCCGGACGGCAGTCCCCGGGTCCGGATGGTCGTGGCGAGACGGCCCGCCTAG